The Streptomyces pratensis genomic interval CGGCGGTGGCTTCAGGTGTTCCGAGGTAGAGGTGGACGTCGATGCCATGGGCGCCGATGACCTGGAGTTCGGTGAGGGGGCCGGCTGCTGTGTCCGCGACGCCGACCCGGTTCAGGAGCCTGGTACTTCGGTACAGGCCTGCCAGGTCCTTGCCGAGCCAGGGCCCCGTCTCGGCTTCCATTCCGCCTGGGGTGAAGGGCCGGATCCAGTCGGTGCGGAGGCTCAGGGCGCTGGCCGACACCAGCAGGGTTTCACCGTTCACCGTGATCGGCATCGCGTCGATCTGCCCGTCCGTGCACTTGGCCGCCCAGGCGTCGAGGCGCAGCTGATCGCTGACGGGATCACCGGTGAGCTGCCCGTGCACATCGGCGGGCAGTCGGTCCAGCCACGCCGACTCGATGGGCAGGGTGCCGCGGGTCCACAGCCCCAGAGCCAGACTCAGGCCACGCGTCGCGCCGAGTGTGGAGAGCAGGTCTCGTGCTGCCGTTGCGGCGTCGTCCACCGGGATGCCGAGTGCGGCCGAGAGTTCCTGCCGGGCGGGGCCTGTGGCAGCGTCTGCGAGAAGGCCGAGCAGCGGCCACACCCCGGCGGCAGCGAGTACGGTGCCGCCGGGGGGCAGGGCCGCGGCCCAACGCGAGGTCAGTCCGTTGATGGCAGCGACTGTGCTGTGACTGGCCATGACTGCCCTTCCCTTGCTCCCGGATCCTCGCGAGAGTAGAGCCCGGAAGTATCGACCGGCGAGCGAATTGAACGTCGCGGTCACCGGGAAGACGTCCCTGGGTGCGGGAGAACTGGCGGCAGGGCCCGGGAGGCGGGTTCCGCTTCCACGCGGGATTCATCACCCGAGCCCAGCGCAGTCCTCGCCCCGGCACAAGGCTCGACCAGCAGGATGCGCGGCAGCGCGGACGGCTGCGCCTGCGGGTTCAGCTACGACGACGGCGCCGCGTGCCCTTCCGCCAGGCGGCAGGATGGTCGCATGACGACACATCCGACGATCAACCTCGTCCGTGGGGACATCACCGAGCAGCACGCCGACGTCCTGGTCAACGCCGCCAACTCCTCGCTTCTGGGTGGTGGTGGGGTGGACGGTGCGATTCACCGGCGTGGCGGGCCCGAGATCCTCGCCGCCTGCCGGGCCCTGCGGGCCTCGCGCTACGGGAAGGGGCTGTCGACCGGCCAGGCTGTGGCGACGACAGCCGGCCGGCTGCACGCGGAGTACGTCGTCCACACGGTGGGCCCGGTCTGGTCGGGCACGGAGGACCGTTCCGCGTTGCTGGCCTCCTGCTACCGGGAGTCTCTGCGGGTGGCGTCGGAACTCGGAGCCCGGACGGTCGCCTTTCCGGCGATCTCGACGGGCATCTACGGCTGGCCACGACGGCGCCCGGATTGCCGTGCGTACGGTCCGCGAGGCCGTGCTCCCTCCGATCGCCGAGGTCCGGTTCGTGCTCTTCGACGACGAGGCATACGCGTGCTTCGACGATGCGCTGGCGGCGTAGGTGCGGGTTCGGCACCTACGCGAGCCGCGTACCTCTGGGAACGCCCGGCAGCCATGGTCGGATGGCGTCGGGACTGTTGCAGGCGATCTGGATGCGGTGACCGTGGCTGTCTCTGATCTTGATGCGCGAGTGCGTTGAGCCTGTCGGTCCACGTGTTCGTCGATGGGCCCGGCGACAACGCCTGGCGGATCAGTACCCGGGCCGGTCAGGCTGCGGTGTGACGAGAGATGAGTACGCGATGTCATACGCCCTCCACGACTCCGTCGAGGGTCTGCTGCAACGGGGGCGTGGCTGGGGCGCGGTGCGAGCGCTGCGGGACCCGCAGGGGTCTGCAGTGTTCGTGTACGACGGGATCCGCCGTGACTGGCGGTGGGACCGGTCCGACGAACGGTCTCTGTACCTGGCGCGGATGGTCCGGGATCTGGAACTGTCTCTCACTCCGATCGTGGACCAGTTGGCGGGGGACGAAGAGGCCTGCCTGCGGGCCTGCGGGGTTTTGGAATTGTTGGCTCTCGCCGGATCGGGCGATGCCAGGGAAGGGCTTCGGGCCCATGTCCACGGAGGCGAGCACTGGGTCCGCGTACTGGAGTCGCTGTCAGCCCGCTGGCCACCGGAGTGGTGGGAAGATCTCGGCGATGTCGCCCGCGCCCGGATCGGTACAGAAGCGGAGCTTCCGTTGTCGGCCGAGCCTTGGACGCGGTTCGGGATCGAGGTCCAGAGCTCGCCGTTCGTTCCGCGGCCGTCACTGAACGGACTCAGCACCACGGAACTCCTCGCTCTGCTCGCCGGCGCCCGTACGGAAGGCAACACGAAGGTCGACGCGCTGCGTGCCCTGAACGCCCGAGAGCCTGTCGAGGAACTGATTCCGCTGGTGCCGTTGTTGGACATGTCCAACGGCCGACGCC includes:
- a CDS encoding serpin family protein, which gives rise to MASHSTVAAINGLTSRWAAALPPGGTVLAAAGVWPLLGLLADAATGPARQELSAALGIPVDDAATAARDLLSTLGATRGLSLALGLWTRGTLPIESAWLDRLPADVHGQLTGDPVSDQLRLDAWAAKCTDGQIDAMPITVNGETLLVSASALSLRTDWIRPFTPGGMEAETGPWLGKDLAGLYRSTRLLNRVGVADTAAGPLTELQVIGAHGIDVHLYLGTPEATAGQVLTAAVATLHNRRAMVSGDRLPYRDPGPGLSVARVPSEDGEPMLHVSTVPFTVDAHHDLFDSPDLFGLRTAADPSQGHFPGISAEPLAIQHAAQAMTATFSAHGFRSAAVTAFSGIAAGVPRHPFRAREISVCFDRPFGFLALHRTSRLVLNAGWVTDPDAFEETSCDR